The Flavobacterium faecale genome has a segment encoding these proteins:
- the rpoN gene encoding RNA polymerase factor sigma-54, with protein sequence MLKQFLNLKLSQKLSPQQIQLMKLIQLPTQAFEQRLLEEMNENPALETGSDEDDYEEDEFQNDDYDDDYDDNEDADRNEVDDINIDDYLSDDETPDYKTQANNYSDDDDSRESPIVANISFHQDLINQLNTFILDDEERQIAEFLVGSIDDMGYIRRSISDLVDDMAFTQALYTDEEMVEKMLHVIHELEPSGVGARDLQECLLLQLKHRTPTEYVDLAIDIIENQFDAFTKKHYDKLIQKYNVSIEQLKKAIHEIERLNPKPGGSYTGNNKVTENVVPDFAIRIVEGELELTLNGRNAPSLHVSKDYQDMLRTYKDSRDKSNDQKDAVQFIKQKLDSAKWFIDAIRQRQETLFVTMNSIMHYQEEYFLEGDETKLKPMILKDIADLVGLDISTISRVANSKYVETPYGTKLIKEFFSEAMKNDQGEDVSTLEIKKILQNIIEEEDKKKPYPDDQLADLLKEKGYPIARRTIAKYREQLDIPVARMRKKI encoded by the coding sequence ATGCTAAAGCAATTCTTAAATTTAAAATTATCTCAAAAATTATCTCCTCAGCAAATTCAGCTGATGAAGTTAATTCAATTGCCTACGCAAGCTTTTGAACAACGTTTGTTGGAAGAAATGAATGAAAATCCAGCTCTTGAAACAGGCAGTGACGAAGACGATTACGAAGAAGACGAATTTCAAAATGACGATTACGACGACGATTATGATGACAATGAGGATGCCGATCGTAACGAAGTAGATGACATAAATATAGACGATTACCTCAGCGACGACGAAACACCCGATTACAAAACGCAAGCCAACAATTATAGTGATGATGACGACAGTCGAGAATCGCCAATTGTAGCCAACATTAGTTTTCATCAGGATTTGATCAACCAACTGAACACGTTTATACTGGATGATGAAGAACGTCAAATTGCCGAATTTTTAGTCGGTAGTATTGACGATATGGGATACATTCGAAGAAGCATTTCTGACTTGGTTGATGATATGGCTTTTACCCAAGCCTTGTATACCGATGAGGAAATGGTCGAAAAAATGCTTCACGTAATTCATGAACTAGAACCATCAGGTGTAGGCGCTCGTGATTTGCAAGAGTGTTTGTTGTTGCAATTAAAACACAGAACACCAACAGAGTATGTAGATTTGGCTATAGACATTATCGAAAATCAATTTGATGCGTTTACAAAAAAACATTACGACAAACTGATTCAGAAATACAATGTTTCGATTGAGCAGTTAAAAAAAGCCATTCACGAAATTGAACGTTTGAACCCAAAACCAGGAGGATCATATACCGGAAACAATAAAGTAACCGAAAATGTTGTGCCCGATTTTGCCATTCGAATAGTAGAAGGAGAACTTGAACTGACTTTAAACGGAAGAAACGCACCCTCACTACACGTATCCAAGGATTACCAAGACATGCTGCGCACCTACAAGGATTCTCGCGACAAGTCAAATGATCAAAAAGATGCAGTACAGTTTATCAAGCAAAAATTAGATTCGGCCAAATGGTTTATTGATGCAATTAGACAACGTCAAGAAACACTGTTTGTGACCATGAATTCAATCATGCATTACCAAGAAGAATATTTCTTAGAAGGAGACGAGACCAAATTGAAACCGATGATCCTCAAAGACATTGCTGATTTGGTAGGATTAGATATTTCGACAATTTCGCGAGTAGCAAATAGTAAATATGTAGAGACGCCGTACGGAACCAAATTGATCAAAGAATTTTTCTCTGAAGCAATGAAAAATGACCAAGGTGAAGATGTTTCAACCTTGGAAATCAAAAAGATATTACAAAACATCATTGAAGAAGAAGACAAGAAAAAACCATACCCAGACGATCAATTAGCCGATTTATTAAAAGAAAAAGGCTATCCGATTGCACGTAGAACTATTGCAAAATACAGAGAGCAACTGGATATACCGGTGGCTAGGATGAGAAAAAAGATTTAA
- the asnS gene encoding asparagine--tRNA ligase — MKHTKVKELLNSASTLPEVNAKGWVRTFRNNQFIALNDGSTINNIQCVVDFENTADEILKRITTGAAVSVTGALVESKGAGQKYEIQVATLEILGDSDPEKFPMQPKKHSMEFLRENAHLRVRTNAFGAIMRVRSVLSFAVHSYFQEKGFVYVNTPIITGSDAEGAGEMFKVTALPFDNTPRTEDGKVNYKEDFFGKETNLTVSGQLEGETFAMALGQIYTFGPTFRAENSNTSRHLAEFWMIEPEVAFNDLNDNMDLAEEFIQYVIKYALEKCPEDLKFLESRLLDEEKSKPQAERSEMALLEKLDFVLKNNFKRVSYTEAISILRDSTPNKKKKFNYIINEWGADLQSEHERYLVEKHFKCPVILFDYPANIKAFYMRLNDDTEPGKETVRAMDILFPGIGEIVGGSQREERYDVLIEKMKALGIDEEELSWYLDTRRFGSAVHSGFGLGFERLVLFVTGMTNIRDVIPFPRTPGSAEF, encoded by the coding sequence ATGAAACATACTAAGGTTAAGGAATTACTAAACAGCGCTTCAACGTTGCCAGAAGTAAATGCAAAAGGGTGGGTACGAACATTTAGAAACAATCAATTTATTGCTTTGAATGATGGCTCGACCATCAATAACATACAATGTGTGGTGGATTTTGAAAACACTGCAGACGAAATCTTGAAAAGAATTACCACTGGAGCTGCCGTATCGGTAACTGGGGCTTTGGTCGAAAGTAAAGGTGCTGGTCAAAAATACGAGATTCAGGTAGCAACACTTGAAATTCTTGGAGATTCTGATCCTGAGAAATTCCCGATGCAGCCTAAAAAGCACTCGATGGAATTCTTGCGTGAGAATGCACATTTGCGCGTACGTACGAATGCGTTTGGGGCTATCATGCGAGTACGTTCTGTTTTGTCCTTTGCGGTACACAGTTATTTTCAAGAAAAAGGATTTGTATATGTAAACACACCCATCATCACCGGATCGGATGCGGAGGGTGCAGGTGAAATGTTCAAAGTAACCGCATTGCCTTTTGACAACACACCAAGAACAGAAGATGGAAAAGTAAATTACAAAGAAGACTTTTTTGGTAAAGAAACCAATTTGACGGTTTCAGGACAATTGGAGGGAGAGACTTTTGCAATGGCATTGGGTCAGATTTATACTTTTGGACCTACTTTTAGAGCTGAGAATTCGAATACTTCACGCCATTTGGCTGAATTTTGGATGATTGAGCCCGAAGTAGCCTTCAATGATTTGAATGATAATATGGATTTGGCTGAAGAATTTATTCAGTACGTTATAAAATATGCTTTAGAGAAATGTCCTGAGGATTTGAAATTTCTAGAAAGTCGCTTATTAGACGAAGAAAAATCAAAACCACAAGCAGAACGAAGCGAAATGGCCTTGCTAGAGAAATTAGATTTTGTTTTGAAAAACAATTTCAAACGTGTATCTTATACAGAGGCAATTTCGATTTTAAGAGATTCAACACCAAACAAAAAGAAAAAGTTCAACTATATCATCAATGAATGGGGTGCTGACTTACAGTCTGAGCACGAACGTTATTTAGTTGAAAAACACTTTAAATGCCCGGTAATCTTATTTGATTATCCAGCAAACATCAAAGCATTTTACATGCGTTTGAACGATGACACAGAACCTGGAAAAGAAACTGTTCGCGCAATGGATATTCTTTTTCCTGGAATTGGAGAAATTGTAGGAGGTTCACAAAGAGAAGAGCGTTATGATGTTTTGATCGAAAAAATGAAAGCTCTAGGTATCGACGAAGAAGAATTGTCATGGTACCTTGATACCCGAAGATTTGGAAGCGCAGTACACTCTGGTTTTGGACTTGGCTTTGAAAGATTAGTCTTGTTTGTAACTGGAATGACCAATATACGTGACGTGATTCCGTTTCCTAGAACACCGGGGAGTGCGGAATTTTAA
- a CDS encoding BON domain-containing protein: MTNNGQLNFNGTQNNIWETVPYAAAFVKKSRVATSAKINASMVNSTAKPDDDLRNEILNALKMNPWIPNALVNVIVSNGRVVLEGELSCSCQVEATLKTLDAISGIIAVTDSIKIKSKTNAEIQRAYIEKAIASSFPGLHNYIKVKVEETVVTLTGTVASWNQKEQIGRMTWNTEGIWLVKNEIQINTNQIF, from the coding sequence ATGACAAATAATGGACAATTAAATTTTAATGGAACCCAAAATAATATTTGGGAAACGGTACCGTATGCTGCAGCATTCGTTAAAAAATCGAGAGTAGCAACTAGTGCTAAGATCAATGCTTCAATGGTGAATTCAACAGCAAAACCGGATGATGATCTTAGAAACGAAATTTTAAATGCACTGAAAATGAATCCTTGGATTCCAAATGCATTAGTAAATGTTATAGTCAGTAACGGAAGGGTTGTATTGGAAGGTGAACTTTCGTGCAGTTGTCAAGTGGAGGCCACACTAAAAACTTTGGATGCAATCTCTGGAATTATAGCTGTGACCGATTCAATTAAAATTAAATCTAAAACTAATGCAGAGATTCAACGTGCGTACATAGAAAAAGCCATAGCATCTTCTTTTCCGGGTCTCCACAATTATATAAAAGTTAAAGTTGAAGAGACTGTCGTGACGCTGACTGGTACCGTTGCTTCCTGGAATCAAAAGGAGCAAATTGGTAGAATGACGTGGAATACAGAAGGGATTTGGTTGGTTAAGAATGAAATACAAATTAATACTAATCAAATTTTTTAG
- a CDS encoding pyridoxamine 5'-phosphate oxidase family protein, which yields MGDYKELRDDAAVDKIKDLAEDIKTCLFCTYKDGKINSRPMAAQKIDDDGNLWFLSDKTSEKNEEIIQNPTVELFFSAPNDQFLTLHGTASITYDREIIKELFTPIVKVWMPEGVDDPNLSAIKVVPKDGYYWNNKHNKVVAVAKMTASFISGQTMDDGIEGDLKL from the coding sequence ATGGGAGATTATAAAGAATTAAGAGACGATGCAGCAGTAGACAAGATTAAAGATTTGGCTGAAGATATAAAGACCTGTTTATTTTGTACCTACAAAGATGGCAAAATTAACTCCAGACCAATGGCCGCTCAAAAGATTGATGATGACGGAAACCTTTGGTTTTTGTCAGACAAAACGAGTGAAAAAAATGAAGAAATTATTCAAAATCCAACAGTAGAATTGTTTTTCTCAGCACCGAATGATCAATTTTTGACCTTACACGGGACAGCGAGTATTACGTATGATCGTGAGATTATAAAAGAATTGTTTACTCCAATTGTAAAAGTTTGGATGCCTGAAGGTGTTGATGATCCAAATTTGAGCGCTATAAAAGTGGTGCCGAAAGATGGATATTACTGGAATAATAAACACAATAAAGTCGTTGCTGTTGCCAAAATGACGGCTTCCTTTATCTCTGGACAAACGATGGACGATGGTATCGAAGGAGATTTGAAGTTATAA
- a CDS encoding ferritin-like domain-containing protein, with amino-acid sequence MKTTEKKSKKETDKKADKKITKKGAIKAKSDAAKGLNDLFEDSLKDIYWAEKALTKALPKMAKNASHKDLIDSLNSHLTETEEQIKRLEKVFELIGKKATAKKCDAMAGLIEEGKSIMEETELGNVRDAGIIAASQKIEHYEIATYGTLRQFAETLGFAEVATLLEQTLEEEKGADIKLTEVAVDAINEKAAEVE; translated from the coding sequence ATGAAAACTACAGAAAAAAAATCAAAAAAGGAAACGGACAAGAAAGCGGACAAGAAAATAACTAAAAAAGGTGCCATCAAAGCAAAATCAGATGCTGCAAAAGGATTGAATGATCTTTTTGAAGATTCGTTGAAAGACATTTACTGGGCTGAAAAAGCATTGACAAAAGCACTGCCGAAAATGGCTAAAAATGCTTCTCACAAAGATTTAATTGATTCGTTGAACAGTCATTTGACAGAAACTGAAGAGCAGATTAAAAGACTTGAAAAAGTATTTGAACTGATTGGTAAAAAAGCAACTGCAAAAAAATGTGATGCAATGGCAGGCTTGATCGAAGAAGGAAAAAGCATCATGGAAGAAACAGAACTTGGTAATGTACGTGATGCAGGAATCATAGCAGCAAGTCAAAAAATTGAGCACTACGAAATTGCAACTTATGGAACCTTACGTCAATTTGCAGAAACCTTAGGCTTTGCCGAAGTAGCAACTTTATTGGAACAAACGTTGGAAGAAGAAAAAGGAGCCGACATCAAACTGACAGAAGTAGCCGTTGATGCTATCAATGAAAAAGCAGCAGAAGTAGAATAA
- a CDS encoding MGH1-like glycoside hydrolase domain-containing protein, giving the protein MTDTTSEIERLAIDDTYKHWKKWGPYLAERQWGTVREDYSEDGNAWEFVNHDKARSNAYRWGEEGIGGYCDSREILCLAPAFWNGKDPILKERLFGLTNNQGNHGEDVKELYFHQVSSPTHSYSKYLYKYPHKEFPYNEIIEKNRRSREEPEFELLDTNIFKNDAYFDCYIEYAKADFDDILMKVTVVNRGKKAADIHVLPHLWFRNFWKHNDKFTRPSMKSIADDTVHSRSSRNGNYYFYHENGEQLFCENETNNERIYNSPNEGEYVKDGINDHVVDGQPTVNPEKKGSKFAVWHKMKLKPGEEKSIRVRLSKKVKEDPFKNFDTIFTQRIQECETFYDGVIKKDIPTHLQELAKKAFSGLLWTKQFYYYDVHKWFHGGPGEDASNRPPSRNFSWQHLNNRHVISMPDKWEYPWYAAWDLAFHMAAFVEIDPYFAKEQLLLVLQDGYMHSNGQIPAYEWNFSDVNPPVHSWAVWNIYEKDKVKTGIPDTVFLEKAFQKLLLNFTWWVNQKDKSGTDLFEGGFLGLDNIGVFDRNHMPEGITRMQQADATSWMAMFSLNMLRMSLELAKTNKVYEESVIKFFRHFLNIAWAMHHIGKKDLSLWDDEDNFYYDVVEMATGTTDLLKVRSLVGIIPLFAVEIIHKDLFEELNKFRARAAEIVKTRPDLASLISNIEETNEDGNYLFSVMRGFRLEHVLKRMLDEDEFLSDYGIRSLSKYHEEHPFVFHYHGHHQIQYESGESQSNMFGGNSNWRGPIWMPLNYMIIQSLRKYYSFYGDDYVYEFPTGSGVKMNLKQIANELSKRLIKLFEPNQKGKFVYHSDDKNNLFTRNEHFKDEHFFYEFFDGDSGKGLGASHQTGWTALIANLIIELDED; this is encoded by the coding sequence ATGACCGATACCACTTCTGAAATAGAGAGATTAGCTATTGATGACACCTATAAACACTGGAAAAAATGGGGGCCTTATTTGGCCGAGAGACAATGGGGAACCGTAAGAGAAGATTACAGTGAAGACGGAAATGCCTGGGAATTCGTCAACCATGACAAAGCTCGTAGCAACGCCTACCGTTGGGGAGAAGAAGGAATTGGCGGTTACTGTGACTCACGTGAAATCTTATGTTTAGCACCTGCTTTTTGGAATGGGAAAGACCCTATTTTAAAAGAGCGCTTGTTTGGTTTGACCAATAATCAAGGGAATCATGGTGAAGATGTCAAAGAATTGTATTTTCATCAAGTATCCTCACCTACCCACTCCTATAGCAAGTACCTATACAAGTACCCACACAAGGAATTTCCGTACAACGAAATTATAGAAAAAAATCGCCGTAGTAGAGAAGAACCTGAATTTGAACTGCTAGATACCAATATCTTTAAAAATGATGCTTATTTTGATTGTTATATCGAATATGCAAAAGCTGATTTTGATGATATTTTGATGAAAGTTACCGTAGTGAATAGAGGCAAAAAAGCAGCTGATATTCATGTATTACCGCATTTGTGGTTTCGAAATTTTTGGAAACACAACGATAAGTTTACCCGTCCTAGCATGAAATCTATAGCGGATGATACGGTGCACTCTCGAAGTAGTAGAAACGGAAACTATTATTTTTATCATGAAAATGGTGAACAATTATTTTGTGAAAACGAAACCAATAACGAACGTATTTACAACTCTCCAAACGAAGGAGAATATGTAAAAGACGGAATAAACGACCACGTTGTTGACGGTCAACCTACTGTAAACCCTGAAAAAAAAGGGTCTAAATTTGCAGTGTGGCACAAGATGAAATTGAAACCAGGTGAAGAAAAAAGCATCCGAGTACGCCTTAGCAAAAAAGTAAAAGAAGATCCTTTTAAAAACTTTGACACCATTTTTACTCAAAGAATTCAAGAGTGTGAAACCTTTTATGATGGTGTAATCAAAAAAGATATTCCGACGCATTTGCAGGAATTAGCAAAAAAAGCATTCTCTGGTTTATTATGGACCAAACAATTTTACTATTACGACGTACACAAATGGTTTCATGGAGGTCCTGGAGAAGATGCTTCAAACAGACCGCCTTCACGAAACTTTAGCTGGCAACATTTGAACAATCGCCACGTCATATCCATGCCCGACAAATGGGAATATCCTTGGTATGCTGCTTGGGATTTGGCTTTTCACATGGCTGCATTTGTCGAAATCGATCCTTACTTTGCCAAGGAGCAATTACTATTGGTTTTGCAAGATGGCTACATGCACTCCAACGGGCAAATTCCTGCTTACGAATGGAACTTTAGCGATGTTAACCCTCCTGTACATTCTTGGGCAGTGTGGAATATTTATGAAAAAGACAAAGTAAAAACAGGTATCCCCGACACGGTATTTTTGGAAAAAGCATTTCAAAAACTATTACTCAATTTTACGTGGTGGGTTAACCAAAAGGATAAAAGTGGAACCGACCTTTTTGAAGGAGGCTTCCTAGGACTAGATAATATCGGAGTTTTTGACCGCAACCATATGCCCGAAGGGATTACCCGTATGCAACAAGCAGATGCAACGAGTTGGATGGCAATGTTTTCGTTAAACATGTTACGCATGTCTCTTGAATTGGCAAAAACAAACAAAGTGTATGAAGAATCGGTAATTAAATTCTTCCGACACTTTTTGAATATTGCTTGGGCAATGCACCATATTGGTAAAAAAGACCTATCACTTTGGGATGATGAAGACAATTTTTACTACGACGTAGTAGAAATGGCTACCGGAACAACCGATTTACTAAAAGTACGCTCGTTGGTTGGAATCATTCCGTTATTTGCTGTTGAAATCATTCACAAAGATTTGTTTGAAGAGTTGAATAAATTTAGAGCAAGAGCTGCCGAAATTGTAAAAACACGTCCTGATTTGGCCTCTTTAATTTCGAACATTGAAGAAACCAATGAGGATGGAAATTACTTGTTTTCGGTAATGCGCGGATTTAGATTGGAACATGTATTGAAGAGAATGCTGGACGAAGACGAATTTTTATCTGATTATGGTATTCGTTCTTTATCAAAATACCATGAAGAACATCCATTTGTGTTTCATTACCATGGCCACCACCAAATTCAGTACGAATCTGGCGAGAGTCAATCCAATATGTTTGGTGGAAACTCCAACTGGCGTGGACCAATTTGGATGCCATTGAATTATATGATTATCCAATCGTTACGAAAATATTATTCGTTTTATGGCGATGATTATGTGTATGAATTCCCAACGGGATCTGGCGTAAAAATGAATTTGAAACAAATTGCAAACGAATTAAGTAAGCGATTAATCAAATTGTTTGAACCAAACCAAAAAGGAAAATTTGTTTATCATTCTGATGATAAGAACAATCTTTTTACACGAAATGAACACTTTAAAGACGAACACTTCTTCTATGAGTTTTTTGATGGAGACTCAGGTAAAGGCCTTGGAGCCTCGCACCAAACCGGTTGGACGGCACTTATTGCCAATCTAATTATCGAATTGGACGAAGATTAA
- a CDS encoding efflux RND transporter permease subunit, whose product MKKLFKVGFWEFIARIVLKNRLAILGLILIITVSLALQWKNIQFSFTEANLLPDNNNVNTEYNAFLEKFGEEGNLIVVGVQDDAFFTPKVFAAWNKLMTEIKAQKEIDLVVSINDLKQLKKNDSLQTFEMVPFVDESKTTSQAYLNSIKKDLFQNMPFYEGLLFNKENGSLRSAIYMDKKIVNTAHRKDYIVNDFIPKIKAFEQETGVDLRVSGMPYIRTLNAMSILNEISLFIGASLLITSLIFFFFFRSFRATLIAILIVIVGVMWTFGLLGLFNYHITVLTALVPTLVIVIGIPNCIFLTNKYQQEYVLHGNKAKALQRVITKVGTATLMTNLTTAAGFATFIITSSQLLKEFGIISSLSIMALFFLCLITIPIYYSYQPVPRPKHLEHLKRNYTKVFMEWIEKMVKYNRRYVYAVAIALFVISSYGALQIQTSGSLIEDMPQNTDFFRDIQFFEKEFNGVMPLEITIDTKRKKGVMKSSTLRRMDELQKTIDSIPELSKPISIVNLVKYSKQAYYNGNPEYYDLPSSQEQSFILSYAKNATKDTKENIMKSYVDSDGQTARITTFMKDIGTGNMSKIENELLAKTNKIFPKERYNVVMTGKALVFEKGTKYLLDNLVSSLLFAVFLICMLMVFMFRSFKMVVVSVIPNLLPLMITAGLMGYFGIPLKPSTILVFSIAFGLSVDDTIHFLAQYRQELAHNNWKIKKSVFATLKEAGLSMFYTSVVLFAGFSVFMLSDFGGTVALGGLIAMTLLFGMLSNLMLLPCLVLTLNKTLANKQEFPEPTVDVVPKATKIDPSEL is encoded by the coding sequence ATGAAAAAACTATTTAAAGTAGGATTTTGGGAATTCATAGCTCGAATCGTACTTAAAAACAGACTTGCCATTCTTGGCCTTATCCTTATAATCACTGTATCTTTAGCGCTTCAATGGAAAAATATCCAATTTTCTTTTACCGAAGCCAACTTACTTCCTGATAATAACAATGTCAATACGGAATACAACGCCTTTTTGGAAAAATTTGGTGAAGAAGGAAATTTGATTGTTGTTGGTGTACAAGATGATGCTTTTTTTACTCCAAAAGTATTTGCTGCTTGGAACAAATTAATGACCGAAATCAAAGCACAAAAAGAAATTGACCTCGTCGTTTCTATCAACGATTTGAAGCAACTCAAAAAAAATGATTCCCTTCAAACTTTTGAGATGGTTCCTTTTGTAGACGAAAGCAAAACTACCTCACAAGCGTATTTAAATTCGATCAAAAAAGATTTGTTTCAAAACATGCCTTTTTATGAAGGCTTACTTTTTAACAAAGAAAACGGAAGCTTGCGTTCAGCGATTTACATGGACAAAAAAATAGTCAACACAGCACACCGTAAGGACTATATCGTAAATGACTTTATTCCAAAAATTAAAGCTTTCGAACAAGAAACTGGTGTTGATCTACGCGTTTCGGGTATGCCCTACATACGCACGCTCAATGCCATGAGCATTCTTAACGAAATCAGCTTGTTTATTGGTGCCTCTTTATTGATTACCTCATTAATTTTCTTCTTCTTTTTCCGATCGTTCCGTGCAACCTTGATTGCTATATTGATCGTAATCGTTGGCGTTATGTGGACCTTTGGATTATTAGGTCTATTCAACTATCACATTACCGTACTTACTGCATTGGTACCTACATTGGTTATCGTAATCGGAATTCCGAATTGTATTTTCTTGACCAACAAATACCAGCAAGAATATGTATTGCACGGCAACAAAGCCAAAGCATTACAACGTGTAATCACCAAAGTAGGAACTGCAACTTTAATGACCAACCTTACTACTGCTGCTGGTTTTGCCACTTTTATTATCACAAGTAGCCAATTACTGAAAGAGTTTGGTATTATTTCGTCTCTAAGTATTATGGCACTTTTCTTTTTGTGCTTGATCACCATTCCTATTTATTATAGTTACCAACCAGTGCCTCGACCTAAACATTTGGAGCACTTGAAACGCAACTATACCAAAGTTTTCATGGAATGGATAGAAAAAATGGTCAAATACAACCGCCGCTACGTATATGCGGTTGCGATTGCCTTGTTTGTAATTAGCAGTTATGGCGCGTTGCAAATTCAAACTTCGGGTAGTTTGATTGAAGACATGCCTCAAAACACTGATTTTTTTAGAGATATTCAATTTTTCGAAAAAGAATTCAACGGTGTTATGCCGCTTGAAATCACCATTGACACCAAGAGAAAAAAGGGAGTCATGAAATCGTCTACTTTACGACGCATGGACGAATTGCAAAAAACAATTGACTCCATCCCCGAATTATCCAAACCGATCTCGATAGTAAATTTGGTAAAATACTCCAAACAAGCTTACTACAACGGGAATCCTGAATATTATGATTTGCCGAGTTCGCAAGAACAGAGTTTTATTTTGAGTTATGCCAAAAACGCAACCAAAGACACCAAAGAAAACATCATGAAAAGCTATGTAGATAGTGACGGACAAACGGCCCGCATCACTACCTTCATGAAGGATATAGGCACAGGAAACATGTCTAAAATCGAAAATGAATTACTGGCTAAAACAAACAAAATTTTCCCAAAGGAGCGCTACAATGTTGTTATGACAGGTAAAGCCTTGGTGTTTGAAAAAGGTACCAAATATTTGCTTGACAACCTTGTTTCTAGCCTATTGTTTGCCGTATTCTTAATTTGTATGCTTATGGTTTTCATGTTCCGATCGTTCAAAATGGTGGTTGTTTCGGTGATACCAAACTTGCTACCCTTAATGATTACTGCAGGACTTATGGGATATTTCGGTATTCCGCTAAAGCCTTCTACCATTTTGGTTTTTAGTATTGCTTTTGGATTATCTGTCGATGATACAATTCACTTTTTGGCGCAATACCGTCAAGAACTAGCACATAACAACTGGAAGATTAAAAAATCTGTTTTCGCTACATTAAAGGAGGCCGGTTTGAGCATGTTTTATACCTCAGTTGTTTTATTTGCTGGGTTTTCAGTATTTATGCTATCCGATTTTGGAGGGACAGTTGCTCTTGGAGGTTTGATCGCCATGACTTTATTGTTTGGAATGCTTTCTAATTTAATGCTTTTACCTTGCCTAGTTTTAACATTAAACAAAACATTGGCCAACAAGCAAGAATTTCCTGAGCCAACAGTCGATGTAGTACCCAAGGCCACCAAAATAGATCCGAGCGAACTATAA
- a CDS encoding DMT family transporter has product MSWILLIIGGLFEIAFASCLGKAKETSGLESTYWIIGFLVSLAISMTLLYKATQVLPIGTAYAVWTGVGAVGTVLVGIFVFKEPATFWRIFFISTLIMSIIGLKFVSSH; this is encoded by the coding sequence ATGAGTTGGATTTTATTGATTATTGGAGGTTTATTCGAAATTGCTTTTGCTTCATGTTTGGGCAAAGCCAAAGAAACATCTGGACTGGAGTCAACCTACTGGATTATTGGTTTTTTAGTGTCTTTAGCCATTAGTATGACTTTACTTTATAAGGCAACGCAAGTACTCCCAATTGGGACTGCTTATGCTGTATGGACTGGTGTTGGTGCAGTAGGAACGGTACTTGTTGGAATTTTTGTATTTAAAGAACCGGCTACTTTTTGGCGAATATTTTTTATTTCGACCTTAATTATGTCTATTATCGGACTCAAATTTGTTTCCAGTCATTAA